A genome region from Trichoderma asperellum chromosome 7, complete sequence includes the following:
- a CDS encoding uncharacterized protein (EggNog:ENOG41~antiSMASH:Cluster_7.10), with product MASPADVTIGNLAGRWVLDRQLSDNLEEALTIQGVPFLIRKIMLVASVTETVQETANEDGIKGLLVTKAAAGLKGQADAFDGTGKEIVMGGGYFGTEVRVRSWWVDLSSDSKPKNPAGEPLDPYLLKDWLTEGPKGVPGHFAGSGEKAGIRDNMFWGFCQIGGKRYRAVKYYIRKGDQEVRARLVFGWLGRE from the exons ATGGCTTCACCAGCGGACGTGACTATCGGAAATTTAGCGGGAAGATGGGTTCTG GACAGACAACTGTCAGACAACCTGGAAGAAGCGCTGACGATTCAGGGCGTCCCTTTCCTTATCCGTAAAATCATGCTTGTGGCAAGTGTTACGGAGACAGTACAGGAAACCGCAAATGAGGACGGGATCAAGGGTTTGCTAGTcaccaaggctgctgccggcCTCAAAGGACAAGCTGACGCTTTTGATGGAACTGGCAAAGAGATCGTCATGGGTGGCGGTTATTTTGGTACTGAGGTACGAGTACGCTCCTGGTGGGTTGATTTATCGTCTGATTCGAAGCCCAAAAATCCGGCGGGGGAGCCACTGGATCCATATCTGCTCAAAGATTGGCTCACGGAAGGGCCAAAGGGCGTTCCAGGCCACTTTGCCGGCAGTGGTGAAAAGGCTGGTATTAGGGATAATATGTTCTGGGGATTTTGCCAAATCGGTGGGAAGCGATATCGCGCCGTCAAGTATTATATTCGCAAGGGAGACCAGGAGGTTAGAGCTAGGTTGGTCTTTGGCTGGCTCGGTAGAGAATAG
- a CDS encoding uncharacterized protein (SMCOG1092:hypothetical protein~antiSMASH:Cluster_7.10), whose protein sequence is MAANHGSAGLGMRVGIIGAGPLGVVAAKNLAEEGFEVTVFERAEGVGGLWRQTTNTKQTSVLPNTYTNTSKFTGAMSDFPMPDDYPVNPSADQIQKYFELYAKAFDIKRHIRFSIEVVSVTYDRATKKWRLTVRPVGSTDERNDETFDFDRLVVATGSFKTPSIPVFKGQEQFKGEILHSQAFKDPTKYKGKSVIVVGLGNTAADSVSALISEGAERVIVSHRHQAVIIPRVTKEGRVLEFTLTFRLLMLIYLLQRISKGLAATIVAREFGKLQDACYPALRKHKACADGRELPAAHAIQPVVSDDLASHFIEGRAESAPDISSISGPRSVKFSDGTEANDVDVILLCTGLKPDLGSLMPSEFDPYNPNLAPTSFGMLPARYTDERRVARLYQGFISLQNPHQLAFLGSCIAKRPNFQLYDLITMALAQLWVGNYPLPPQAEMERSADDFMEDLAKLIKKGDVKLTGIMGAIEYDQWLNDVAGTRIYSHLGNWFSKDCWRLWWTDRKLYKIMVTGIVSAHFLRLFDNKGRGRKAWPGARDAIMEANDRAKNWKSEHFEKWKLEHWKGQMNGHA, encoded by the exons ATGGCTGCAAATCACGGCTCCGCTGGCCTAGGGATGAGAGTAGGCATTATCGGCGCGGGCCCGCTGGGTGTGGTAGCCGCTAAGAAccttgctgaagaaggctTCGAAGTGACCGTCTTCGAGCGCGCCGAGGGCGTCGGCGGTCTATGGCGGCAAACAACCAATACCAAGCAGACCAGCGTGTTGCCAAATACGTATACTAACACTTCAAAATTCACG GGGGCTATGTCGGATTTTCCAATGCCAGACG ATTATCCAGTGAATCCAAGCGCAGATCAGATACAAAAATACTTTGAATTATACGCCAAAGCTTTTGATATCAAAAGGCATATCCGATTTTCGATTGAGGTTGTTTCAGTAACTTATGATCGCGCTACGAAGAAATGGCGCTTGACCGTCCGCCCAGTTGGAAGTACAGATGAGCGAAACGATGAGACTTTTGACTTTGACCGTTTGGTTGTTGCCACAGGCTCTTTCAAGACACCTTCAATTCCGGTCTTCAAAGGTCAGGAACAGTTTAAAGGCGAGATCCTTCATTCGCAAGCTTTCAAAGATCCGACCAAATACAAGGGTAAATCCGTCATCGTAGTCGGACTGGGAAACACTGCGGCAGATTCCGTCTCGGCTCTCATTAGCGAGGGTGCTGAGCGAGTTATCGTCTCTCACCGCCATCAAGCCGTCATTATACCGCGGGTCACCAAAGAGGGCAGAGTGCTCGAGTTTACGCTCACGTTTCGACTCCTGATGCTAATTTATCTGCTTCAGAGGATCAGTAAAGGACTGGCCGCGACCATTGTTGCAAGAGAGTTTGGGAAGCTCCAAGATGCATGCTATCCAGCCTTGAGAAAACACAAGGCATGTGCAGATGGTAGAGAATTGCCTGCTGCCCACGCTATCCAGCCGGTGGTCAGCGACGATTTAGCAAGCCATTTCATCGAAGGAAG AGCGGAAAGTGCACCTGATATCAGCTCTATCAGTGGCCCCAGGTCCGTCAAGTTTTCCGATGGAACGGAAGCAAACGATGTCGATGTTATTTTGCTGTGTACTGGATTGAAACCTGATCTGGGTTCGTTGATGCCCAGTGAATTCGACCCTTACAACCCTAATCTCGCGCCCACGAGCTTTGGAATGCTCCCGGCGCGTTACACTGACGAAAGGCGAGTCGCTCGGCTGTACCAAGGGTTCATCTCGCTTCAAAATCCACATCAATTAGCGTTTTTGGGATCCTGTATTGCAAAGCGGCCCAACTTCCAACTCTACGACCTGATCACAATGGCCCTAGCGCAGCTTTGGGTCGGCAACTATCCATTACCGCCACAAGCCGAAATGGAGCGTAGTGCTGATGATTTCATGGAAGATCTTGCTAAGCTGATCAAGAAGGGTGATGTTAAACTGACGGGCATCATGGGCGCCATAGAATACGATCAATGGCTGAATGATGTTGCTGGAACACGTATATACTCTCATCTAGGCAACTGGTTTAGTAAGGATTGTTGGAGATTATGGTGGACCGACCGCAAATTGTACAAAATCATGGTAACTGGCATTGTTTCGGCTCATTTTCTAAGACTGTTTGACAACAAGGGGCGAGGTAGGAAAGCTTGGCCTGGAGCGAGGGATGCCATTATGGAGGCAAATGATCGTGCCAAGAATTGGAAGTCGGAGCACTTTGAGAAATGGAAGTTGGAGCACTGGAAAGGCCAGATGAATGGCCATGCGTAA
- a CDS encoding putative NRPS-like protein biosynthetic cluster (EggNog:ENOG41~antiSMASH:Cluster_7.10~SMCOG1002:AMP-dependent synthetase and ligase) gives MVFLPPCWVSDISPQIPARVTVGDFVLDGRRKRASVRPPLVDASTGRTCTTEEIAENVDILAAALQQDLGWSRDDENSAEANVVGVVCLNSIDFLIVCWAVHRIGGTCLLIQPTTSVPEIMSHMEKAQCKALVVCEELLPVCKQIFDRLPKLPEKIYSMTESASFHETLNVEIKSLAQLLTDGRVLEKLPNRWMYKGDTFNEIAYLCSTSGTSGRQRLAKITHANVISNILQVVVYEAEVKADTPPIEVALGVLPLSHGFGLVSIHSEVFRGNTSVLHSSFNMQVVLKSIQDHRIERLYLVPPVVAALANNPILFQLFDLSSIREIVMGAAACSDSLSKKMHALQPTWKILAGYGLTECVSPVTLTPRSDIAPGSSGLLLPSVKAILIDAEGREITDHEVPGELYLQSPTQIPGYLGESEEEDAKFLVNGWLPTGDIGFFRKGTNGNEHLFLVDRVKDMIKVKGLQVSPSAIENVLRLHPAVSDAAIVGVEDELAGERPLAFVVATNQDITDQQHKHLLLELDQYVQSQLDESHWLRKRTFLVEELPKTAAGKVLKKKLRDAVKRYNLKAMESAISLKIDF, from the exons ATGGTTTTCCTCCCACCCTGCTGGGTCTCCGATATTAGCCCTCAAATTCCAGCAAGGGTCACTGTTGGTGACTTCGTGCTTGATGGCAGACGCAAAAGAGCATCCGTTAGACCACCGTTGGTCGATGCCTCGACAGGCAGAACCTGTACCACAGAGGAAATAGCTGAGAATGTGGATATactcgcagcagcattaCAACAGGACCTTGGATGGTCACGAGATGATGAAAATTCAGCCGAAGCAAACGTAGTTGGCGTCGTATGCTTAAACTCG ATTGACTTTCTGATTGTGTGCTGGGCAGTGCATCGCATTGGAGGCACCTGCTTGCTCATTCAGCCAACTACAAGCGTGCCTGAGATCATGTCGCATATGGAAAAGGCGCAGTGTAAAGCGTTGGTTGTCTGCGAGGAGCTGCTTCCTGTTTGTAAGCAGATCTTTGATCGGCTTCCTAAATTACCAGAAAAGATTTACTCTATGACCGAGAGTGCCTCTTTTCATGAAACCTTGAACGTCGAGATCAAGAGCTTGGCGCAACTTTTGACAGATGGCCGCGTCTTGGAAAAGCTGCCAAACCGTTGGATGTACAAAGGAGACACATTCAATGAAATTGCGTACCTATGCTCAACGAGCGGTACTTCAGGACGACAG AGACTCGCTAAAATCACGCACGCCAATGTTATCTCCAATATCCTTCAAGTTGTCGTTTATGAGGCCGAGGTGAAAGCCGACACCCCTCCAATAGAAGTAGCCCTTGGCGTATTGCCTCTAAGCCATGGCTTTGGACTTGTCTCCATTCATTCAGAAGTCTTTAGAGGGAATACGTCTGTGCTTCACAGTAGTTTCAACATGCAAGTGGTGCTTAAATCTATCCAAGATCATCGTATTGAGAGGCTATACCTG GTGCCTCCAGTAGTGGCTGCTCTCGCCAACAACCCTATCCTATTCCAATTATTCGACCTTTCTTCGATTCGAGAAATTGTTATGGGGGCAGCTGCATGTAGTGATAGTCTTTCTAAGAAGATGCATGCGTTGCAGCCCACATGGAAGATTCTTGCAGGCTATG GACTGACTGAATGCGTATCTCCTGTAACCTTGACTCCTCGTTCAGATATAGCACCAGGATCCAGCggattgctgctgccttcGGTGAAAGCCATTTTGATTGATGCTGAAGGACGAGAAATTACCGATCATGAAGTTCCCGGGGAGCTATATCTCCAGTCGCCAACACAAATTCCCGGGTATCTAGGAGaaagcgaggaggaggatgccaAGTTCCTGGTCAATGGATGGCTACCTACCGGCGACATTGGATTTTTCCGAAAAGGAACAAACGGCAACGAGCACTTATTCCTGGTAGACAGAGTAAAGGATATGATCAAAGTAAAG GGTCTACAAGTCAGTCCCTCAGCGATCGAAAACGTTCTGCGTCTGCATCCTGCTGTCAGCGACGCAGCAATTGTTGGAGTCGAAGATGAATTGGCGGGTGAACGTCCGTTGGCTTTCGTAGTTGCCACTAATCAAGACATTACTGACCAGCAGCATAAACATCTTTTGCTAGAGCTTGATCAATATGTCCAGAGTCAGCTAGACGAAAGTCACTGGCTCCGCAAACGGACCTTCTTGGTGGAAGAGCTACCAAAGACAGCAGCTGGAAaggtgttgaagaagaaattaagGGACGCAGTTAAGCGATATAATTTGAAGGCTATGGAATCGGCTATCTCCCTGAAGATAGACTTTTAA